DNA from Petropleomorpha daqingensis:
ATGTGACGCCGCAGACGACGACGCCCGGACCGCGGGTGCGGTCCGGGCGTCGGGGTGGTGTGCCTCCGGTCAGGGTTGGGGCTGTACCTGCCCTTGTGTCTGTCGTTGCGCCTCGCGGGCCTCGCCGAGCCGGTTGAGCCGGCCGAGCAGTTCGCCCAGCGTCGCGACGTCGCTGGCCGGCCAGTCGGAGAGGTCCTCCTCCCAGCGGGCGCGGCGGGCCTCGCGGATGCGGGCCAGCCGGGCGGCGCCCTCGGCGGACGGCGTCAGCACCTGCGCGCGACCGTCCTCGGGGTCGGCTGCGCGATCGATGAGACCCAGCGCGGCGAGGCTGGCGACCTGCCGGCTCACCGTGCTCTTGTCCAGCCCCAGCCGGCCGACGAGGTCACTGGCCCGCAGAGGACCGGCGTCCTGGAGCAGCGCGAGCAGCCCGTAGGAGGCGCCGTCCAGCTCGGGGTGCAGCTCACCGGCCAGCCGGGTCTGGATCGCGCGGGAGCGGCGCAGCAGCAGCCCGATCTCTCGTTCCAGCCGGACGTAGGCCTCGTGCGACTCGGTGCTCACCGCTCACTCCTCGGACGCCAGACCACGAGCGCCGACGTCGACGGCCGCAGCGGGACGAGGTCGCCGCCGTAGCCGTAGCCGGCCGCGAGGGCGGACTCGGCCGCCATCCGGCGCTGCTCGGCGATCTCGAGGTCCTCGAGCAGTTCGTGCACGCGGGCCTGCAGCGCCTCCACCCGCGACTCGAGGTCGATGATCCGCTTGATCCCGGCGAGGTTGACGCCGTCCTCCTGCGAGAGCCGCTGCACCTCGCGGAGCAGGGCGACGTCCCGCGGGCTGTACCGGCGGCCGCCGCCGGGCGTGCGCCCGGGGCGGACCAGGCCGAGCCGGTCGTACTGGCGCAGCGTCTGCGCGTGCATCCCCGCGAGCTCGGCGGCCACCGAGATCACGAAGACGGGGGCGTCGTCGGCCACCGCTCGGGTGGCGTCGGGCACCTCGGACGGGGAGCTCACCGGGCACCTCCGTTCTTGACCGCGGCGGTGATCTGCGGTCGCGGGTCCTCGTCGAGTTCGGCGGCCAGCGACTCGAGCGCGGTGCGCTGTGCCGAGGTCAGTGTGGCCGGAACTGCCACCTCGACGGTGACCAGGAGGTCACCATGACGCCCCTTCGAGGGAACGCCGCGGCCGCGGACCCGCAGCGTCCGGCCGCTCGTGGTGCCGGCCGGCACCTTGAGCGAGACGCTGCCGTCGAGGGTCGGCACGGTGAGCGTGGTGCCCAGCGCCGCCTCGGGGAAGCTGACCGGCACGGTCAGGGTCAGGTCGTTGCCCTTGCGCCCGAACAGCTGGTGGTCGGTCACGTGGACGACGACGAACAGGTCGCCCGCCGGGCCGCCGCGGCGACCCGGTGCGCCCTTGCCGGCCAGCCGGATGCGCTGGCCGTCCTTGACCCCGGCCGGGATCCGGACGGTGATGGTGCGCGTCTGGTTGGTGATCCCGCTGCCGGCGCAGGTGGGGCACGGGTCGTCGATCACCTGGCCGGTGCCGCGGCAGTTGCGGCACGGCTCGGAGAACGCGAACGCGCCCTGGCTGCGGCTGGTCACCCCGGCGCCCTGGCACACCGGGCAGGTGTGCGCGGACGTGCCGGGCCTGGCGCCGGTGCCCGAGCAGGTCGGGCAGGCGCCCGGGCTCTGCATGCGCAGCGGCACGGTCACCCCGAGGACGGCCTCCTCGAAGGAGAGCGTCGCCTCGGTCTCGACGTCCTGCCCCCGGGCGGGACCGGACGCCGCCTGGCTGCGGGCGCGGGCGCTGCCCGCTCCCCCACCGCCGCCGCCGAACAGCCCGCCGAACAGGTCGCCGAGGCCGCCGGCCCGCCCGCCACCCGCGCCGGTCTGGCCGAGCAGGTCGCCCAGGTCGAAGGTGCTGGTGCCACCTCCGCCGGGGAACCCGCCCCCGCCGCCGAAGCCGCCGGGGAAACCCCCGGTCCGGCCGCCGGCCCCGAAGAGCCGGCGCGCCTCGTCGTACTCCGACCGGCGCTTCTCGTCGGAGAGCACGTCGTAGGCCTCGGAGACCTCCTTGAAGCGCTCCTCGGCCTCGGCGTTGTTCGGGTTCTTGTCCGGGTGCAGGTCGCGGGCGAGCTTGCGGTAAGCCTTCTTGATCGCCGCGGCGTCGGCGTCCTTCGGGACGCCCAGC
Protein-coding regions in this window:
- a CDS encoding heat shock protein transcriptional repressor HspR, with the protein product MSSPSEVPDATRAVADDAPVFVISVAAELAGMHAQTLRQYDRLGLVRPGRTPGGGRRYSPRDVALLREVQRLSQEDGVNLAGIKRIIDLESRVEALQARVHELLEDLEIAEQRRMAAESALAAGYGYGGDLVPLRPSTSALVVWRPRSER
- a CDS encoding MarR family winged helix-turn-helix transcriptional regulator — translated: MSTESHEAYVRLEREIGLLLRRSRAIQTRLAGELHPELDGASYGLLALLQDAGPLRASDLVGRLGLDKSTVSRQVASLAALGLIDRAADPEDGRAQVLTPSAEGAARLARIREARRARWEEDLSDWPASDVATLGELLGRLNRLGEAREAQRQTQGQVQPQP
- the dnaJ gene encoding molecular chaperone DnaJ, with the protein product MSTRDFIEKDYYAELGVPKDADAAAIKKAYRKLARDLHPDKNPNNAEAEERFKEVSEAYDVLSDEKRRSEYDEARRLFGAGGRTGGFPGGFGGGGGFPGGGGTSTFDLGDLLGQTGAGGGRAGGLGDLFGGLFGGGGGGAGSARARSQAASGPARGQDVETEATLSFEEAVLGVTVPLRMQSPGACPTCSGTGARPGTSAHTCPVCQGAGVTSRSQGAFAFSEPCRNCRGTGQVIDDPCPTCAGSGITNQTRTITVRIPAGVKDGQRIRLAGKGAPGRRGGPAGDLFVVVHVTDHQLFGRKGNDLTLTVPVSFPEAALGTTLTVPTLDGSVSLKVPAGTTSGRTLRVRGRGVPSKGRHGDLLVTVEVAVPATLTSAQRTALESLAAELDEDPRPQITAAVKNGGAR